The Rouxiella sp. WC2420 region CAGATAACCAATCTCACTCTGTGCAAGGAAGTAAACTTCAAGGGAGTGACATTTGGTGATTATCAACCCCGGCAGATTACCCTGAGCGATGAAATGTTTTCCTCTTCAGAACAGATTGATCTCAATCTCAACTCGATAAATAACTCAACCACCGGAGCCTATTTTTTTAATACGCTGGGAACCATTGTAAATAGGCGTGTTAAAGTTGACTGGGCCGAGCAACTGGTCGAAAAATTTAGCCGGCTGGATCTGCTAAAAAATAGCCTGCAGCAATCTTCTATTTGCGAATCTCTCATTTATGAACTTAGTATTGATTGCTTTAAAAACTCGCTACCCATCAGCATTTTTGTTTGGGAGTTGCGGGTTGAAAAATTTAAGTTCAAGGTGATACCCGGCAGTCTTCTCCAAGAAAAAGAGATTTGCCAGAAGTTAGTTAACTCCTTAATTAACAGAACGCGCACACCAAATTGCAGTCAATTGCCAAGACAGGACATTTTTAGCTACCAGTTTCTGGCTAACCAATTATTCGACTCTTACCCTGAGATGGCGCAAGCCTGGAATCAACTCGCCCCGCTGCCAGAGCTACTCAAATTCTTAAATGAAGATATTCTGATGACTGAGAGCGAAAATTTCGACTCTCAGCACGTATTTTATGATCCACAAACTTGCCGGGCAATAGCGATCCCCAAGTTTGAATTTAATAGATTAATTAATGAGTTGCAGGCACCGACACAATATTCGCTGTTTCAATATCTTGGTGAGGGAAATATTGTTAACCTTCCGGCCAGTCAGCAGGCTTTGAGCATGGCGCTGTCATGTTCGGAGGGATTACAGCAATTGTGGTCCGCCAGCGGAAATTTTTTTACACCGACGTTCAGTGCTTTACTGGCCGGAAATAGTCGTTGCAGTAGCCAGGAGCTAATAAGACTTAATGAGATAAAGCAACACCTGGCATCTTTGCTATTAAAAAGATCAGCCAAAAAAATGAACTTAACAGGTGCCTCTGAGGCCATTCTGCTGCACAGCGCACTGGCTGACTACTACGAGGGTGAGCACGCGGTTGAAAAACGACAGCCCCTGATAGACCAGTGTTTTGAAGACATGCAGCCATGCTTTGCCCAAAGCACGCTTAACGATAGCCAGAAAAAAGCCATAATTTCTCTGTTGCTGGCACGCGTCTTGATTGCTTTTTCCTCGTCGGCTTTTTGCGGGACCGAAACAGACTCCCCGATGCCGCTACGCCTGCTGGCTGATGCCTTTTTACAAGATTCAATAAATTATTGGCCGGAACTGGTCAGCGCTGGCGAGATGAAAAACTGGCGAGAAAGACTGATTCCCAAAAACCCAAACACGTTTTCCTGCAGCGCAATGCTCTCTGGGATTATGGCAACCTACCGTCATCCAATTATCGACAGTGAGGATCTTCCACGCTTAATGAAAACGCTTTATCCGCTTTAAGTTTTTTGAATCTGCTGGCAGCTTGAGCTTTTAGTTCATCAGCGCATAAGAGCATCAATGCCGTTTTGCATTGGTATTTGAAACTGATTAAGGGTAATTGCAGGCTCAATAATCCGCCGCGGCTGGTCAAGTTGCCCTTTCGAGTGACTAGCATCGGTAACAAATCGTCTGCCTCATTGATGGTTGTTACATTTAACCAGTAAGGAGTTTATGTCTTTTAAAGCAGTGACGCCTGGGTGTGGATCTTTCTGACGCAGCGTCTGCAGCGCCACTTTAGGCCTGTCGTGTTAAGAGTCTGATCGTGTTAAGACTGATTTTTTAACAAAAATAAAATAACTACTCTGTATTTTAACTGCAGCAATCGTCACATAATTCACTAAAAATAACTTTTGACGTTAGTCTTGTGTCATTAATAACAGAAAATTTTCGATTTTTTTACAATTATCATTTAATGCTCTCTTCCAAAGAAAATCGCCAAACCACTCACCTACCAATAAATTCATAAAATACAATAAGATAATCACTGAACAGACAATCAACTGATAGCCCTAAAATCAGGCCTCACAGTAACTTCACAATTTAAAATATCCTTAAATAACAATCATATAAACCAAAAATAGCAGGTAAGATATATCTTGACCCAATCACAGGCCGGATATATCTTCGAATGATGATTATTATCGTGGCGGTTCAGCAGTGATTCAGGAAATGAGCATTCGGATATCAATATAAAAAAAACAACCTATAGGTCACTTTCTAAAGACACTTTATTGACGAGACTGTTTTAATGAAACAAGCCCGCGCTATTATCGCGTCGCCCCAAAAAATAACCAACCGTCGAGGTAAGACATTCAAGAACGACGAATTATTAATCTTAATCCTTTATCTTGTAAGGATTAACCCAACACATGGTTATGAAATTATCAAGTCGATAGAGAATTATTCGATGGGGGTATACAGTCCTAGTTCAGGGGTTATTTATCCTAATTTGACACACCTTGAAGAATTAGGTTACGCCAAGACACAGGTTGCTGAAGGCGCAAGGAAAAAATTCTTGATTACGGCCACAGGCATTGATTACCTTGATGAAAATGAACAGGCCGTTGAACGGGTATTGGTAAAACTCAAAGCCTTGGTATTAGAGAAACACCCTGTTAAAAACCTGGAAATACACTATGCCATCGAAAACCTTAAAATAAGTGTACGCAGCAAAATGCGTAATGAAAACATCACTCGAGAAGAAACAGATAAAATAGCTCAGGCTATTCATGAAGCGACAGTAAAAATTAACACTATTTAGTATTAAATTTTCGTAATTTTTTAAAATCAGATTTGTTTAGACTTGTTAATGTAAGCAGGCACACACTTCTGAATATAAACTCGTGCGGGATAATACGTTGTCTCAGGAATCTCTGTGCGCCGAATCTCACCTCACTATTAATTTGGACTCCCGTTATGCAATTACGCATTTTAACTATTTTGACAATTATCGGATTAACCGGTTGTCATGACACCACCACCAAGGAAAAAGCCGTACCGCCGCAGGTCGGTGTCGTCACATTAAAAGCGCAACCCTTTACGTATTCCAGTGACCTGACGGGGCGAACCACGGCAACATTGACCTCAAGCGTGCTGCCACAGGTGGGGGGAATTATCCAGCGCCGCCTGTTCACCGAAGGCGATGATGTTAAAGCAGGTCAGGCGCTGTATCAGATTGATCCTTCGAGCTATAAGGCGACATACGATCAGGCTGCAGCGACGTTGCAAAGTGCTAAAGCGCTGGTGATTGCCGATTGTCAGAAAGCGCGGAGATATTCGATTCTAGTGAAAGAACAAGGTATCTCACAGCAAGACGCGGAAGACGCCACCGCCACCTGCGGTGAAGATAAAGCCAGCGTGGCAGAAAAAGCCGCCGCGCTTGAGTCGGCTAAAATCAACCTCGGCTGGACCCGCGTGACTGCACCTATCTCCGGGCGCATCGGTATCTCGACCGTTACGCCGGGTGCGCTGGTCACCGCCGACCAAACTACCGCCCTCACCACGATTACTGCATTAGACAGCATGTATGTCGACCTTACTCGCTCCAGCGTCGACCTGCTTGAGCTGCGCAAACGCGCGCTGGCGAAAAACAGTAATACGCTCGACGTCACCATGACGCTGGAAGACGGCTCGGTGTATCCCGTTAAGGGCAAACTTGAACTCACCGAAGTCTCGGTGGATGAAGCTACCGGCTCTGTTACTCTGCGCGCCGTGTTTCCCAACCCGCAACACATTCTCTTGCCGGGCATGTTTGTGCATGCCAGCGTCGATGAAGGCGTAATCGAGAATGCTATTTTGGCCCCGCAACAGGCGATTGTTCGCGATCCGAAAGGCAATGCGACAGCCATGGTGGTCGATGCAAATAATAAAGTCGTGGTGCGCAATGTCATCACTGGCAGCACTTCCGGCCAGAATTACCTGATTAACAGCGGCCTGCAATCCGGTGACCGCGTTATTGTCGAAGGCACCAGTAAAGTGAACGCGGGCGAGACGGTTAAACCGGTTGAAACTGACCTTGACACCGCCCCGCCTGCTGCTTCTTCTGCAGATTCAACCAGCACCACTCAAGGAGCGTCTTGATGTTCTCTCGCTTCTTCGTAAGACGCCCGGTCTTTGCCTGGGTTATCGCATTGCTGATAATGATGGCCGGTATCATTGCCATTAAATCCATGGCCGTAGCGCAGTATCCCGAAGTTGCTCCGCCTTCGGTGCGAATCAAGGCTACCTATACTGGAGCCTCGGCCCAGACCATTGAAAACAGCGTTACTCAGGTCATTGAGCAACAGCTAACCGGGCTCGATAACCTGCTGTATTTCACCTCAACCAGCAGCTCGGCCGGTACGGTGCAGATTACCGTCAGCTTCAAACTGGGTACCAATCCCGATACTGCGCAGGTTCAGGTGCAGGACAAGCTTCAGCAGGCTGAGTCTCGACTGCCCACCGAGGTGCAACAGGCGGGTCTGACTGTGACTAAATCGCAGTCTGACTTCCTGATGATCGCCACGCTGTATGACAAAACCAACAAAGCCAGCAGCCGGGATATCGCCGACTGGTTAGTCAGCAACATGCAGGATCCGCTGGCTCGCGTTTCAGGAGTCGGTAGCCTGAATGTGTTTGGTAATCAGTATGCCATGCGTATCTGGCTTAATCCGACCAAACTGGCGGCCTATAATCTGATGCCTTCGGACGTCGAAACGGCGATCACCGCGCAGAACATACAGCTGTCAGCGGGCAGTATTGGCTCGTCTCCGACCTCCTCGACCCAACAGATAACCGCGACTGTACAGGCTGAATCGCGTCTGCAAACGCCGGAAGAATTCCGCAATATTATTGTCAAAAGTGAAGCCGATGGATCGGTGGTGCGAATCGGCGATGTTGCCCGCGTAGAAATGGGCAGTCAGGATTACCTGACCACCTCTCGCCTCAACGGCCATCCGGCGGCGGGTCTGGCGGTCCAGCTGGCGGCCGGCTCCAACGCGCTGGACACAGCCAACGCAGTGAAAGCCACCATTGAAAAGTATCGTAGCAGCATGCCTGCGGGCTATGAAGTTGCCTACCCGAAAGACACTACCGAGTTTATCAAGCTTTCGATTCAGGACGTGGTTGAAACACTGCTGATTGCAATAGTGCTGGTCATTGCGGTGATGTATTTGTTCCTGCAAAACGTCCGCGCGACGCTTATCCCCGCGCTGGCGGTTCCCGTGGTACTGCTGGGCACCTTTGGCGTGCTGTCGGCGCTGGGCTACACCATCAATACCTTGACGCTTTTTGCCATGGTGCTCGCCATCGGCCTGTTAGTCGATGATGCCATAGTGGTAGTCGAAAACGTTGAGCGAATAATGACCGAGGAAGGGCTAAAACCCCGCGCGGCTACCGAAAAATCGATGGGCGAAATTTCCGGCGCATTGGTGGCGATTGCGGTGGTGCTCTCAGCCGTGTTCCTGCCGATGGCCTTCTTCGGCGGCTCTACCGGAGTGATTTATCGCCAGTTTTCAGTGACACTGATTTCTGCGATGGCGCTGTCGGTGGTCGTCGCGCTAACCCTGACCCCGGCCCTTTGCGGCACCATACTTCGCCACAGCAAGCCCCATACCAAAGGATTTTTCGGCGGTTTTAACCGCATTTACTCCCGCACTGAGCATCGCTACAAACACGGCGTGCTGAAAGGCCTGCGCCGCCCTGCGCTAATGATGATTGGCTACGCGCTGCTGGCCGCTGGCATGGGGTTCCTGATGATGCACCTGCCGACCAGTTTCTTGCCTAACGAAGATCAGGGACAGGTCATGGTGCAGTTTACCCTGCCCGCCGGCGCAACGGTGAACCGCACCGATCAGGTTAATACCGAGGTCACTAACTACTTCCTTAAGCAGGAGAAAGCCAATACCGACGTTGTGTTCTCCATAACCGGCTTCAACTTTAACGGTAACGGCGGCAACGTCGGCATGGCCTTTGTGGCACTAAAAAATTGGGATAAACGCCCCGGCGCAGCCAATACTGCGCAGGCTATCGTCGAACGCGCCAACAAAGCGCTGTCGAAAATCACCGATGCCAAAGTCATCGCCATGACTCCGCCTGCGGTGTCGGGGATGGGTCAAAGCAACGGCTTTACCTTCGAGCTGATGTCGGTCGGCGGAACCACCCATGACCAACTGCTGAAATTACGTAATCAATTAATAGTAGAAGCCAACAAAAGCCCCGAGTTACAGTCGGTTCGTGCGGCCGATCTGCCTGAAATGCCACAGCTTAAAGTGGATATCGATAATAACAAGGCCGTGGCGCTGGGTCTGGATCTCAGCGATGTGACCTCAACCCTAAGCGACGCCTGGGGCGGGAAATATGTCGATGACTTTATCGATCGAGGTCGTGTCAAAGAGGTTTATATTCAAGGCGATAGCCAATTTCGTTCGCAGCCGAGCGACTTAAATCAGTGGTTTGTCCGTGGCACCAACAGCAGTGGCGACAGCGTAATGACTCCGTTCTCGGCCTTTGCAACCACCCATTGGATTTATGGTCCACAGTCTCTGGCACGCTATAACGGGGTGACGTCATTTGAGATTGACGGTGAAAACACTGACGGCTACAGCTCGGGCGCAGCGATGGACAAGATGGCAGAGCTTGCCGCCAAACTGCCGCCGGGTTCCACTTTCGGCTGGAGTGGTCTCTCCCTGCAAGAGCAGCTAGCCAGCGGCCAAACCGGCACACTGTATGCGATTTCGATTCTGGTGGTATTCCTTTGTCTGGCAGCGCTGTATGAGAGTTGGTCAGTACCGTTCTCGGTGATTATGGTTATCCCGCTGGGCGTGCTGGGTGCTTCTATCGCGGCTTCGCTGCGCGGGTTAAATAACGACATTTACTTCCAGGTGGCGCTGTTGACCACTATCGGGCTGTCGTCGAAAAACGCCATTCTGATCGTTGAGTTTGCCGAAGCTGCGGTCAAGAACGGCATGACCTTGTCTGCCGCAGCCATTTCAGCCGCCAAGACTCGCCTACGCCCGATTCTCATGACTTCAATTGCGTTTATTGCCGGGGTTATGCCACTGGCATTGGCCACCGGCGCGGGTGCGAACAGCCGTATCGCCATTGGTACCGGCATTATCGGCGGGACAGTCACAGCCACTCTGTTGGCTATCTTCTTTGTGCCACTTTTCTTTGTGCTGGTGAAACATTTCTTCACTCGCCGTAATGTGAATGAGGAATAAACGATGCTGCAACATAAAAACTTATGTCGCCTGAGTATCATCGCCCTGTCAATGATGTTGGCAGGCTGTATCTCACTGGACCCGCATTACCAGCGACCAACTGCACCAGTACCCAAAACCTGGCCGGACCAGGGGAAAAATGCCGCGGCTGACGCGGTGTTAACTGACTGGCAGCATGTGCTGGCCGACAAACGATTAAACAAAGTGGTCGAGCGGGCACTGGTCAGCAACCGCGATTTGCAGGAATCGATTGCCGATATCGAAGCGGCTCGCGCGCTGTACGGCGAAGAACGCTCGTCGCTGTTTCCAACTGTCGATGCTGACTTGAATCAGTCCCGAAGCCGCAGCTCTTCTGGTGAGGTAAGCGGCTCTTCTGAGGCGGAAGGCTCGGTCAGCAGCTTTGAAATCGACCTGTTTGGCCGTAACCGTAGTTTGGCTCGCGCGGCCAGGGAAACCTGGTTGGCAAGTGAGGCGACGGCGCAAAACACCCGAATTACTCTGGTTTCAGAAACCACGACGGCATGGATAACTCTGGCAGCCGATAAAAGTAACTTGTTACTCGGTCAGCAAACCATGGCCAGCGCCGCCGATACCTTACGTATCAACCAGCTTCAGTTGAAGGAAGGCACGGCGGCGGCGGGCGACGTCAGCTCGGCGATGACGACTTATCAGCAGGCGCGCGCCAGCGTGGCCAGCTATCAGACACTGGTCGCGCAGGACACTAACGCGCTTAATCTGTTGGTCGGTGAAACCGTACCGCAAAGCCTGCTGCCGGGCACGATTGAAAGCCTGTCGCCACAGGCAATCGCCATCGTTCCGGCCGGCGTTTCCTCTGATGTTTTACTTCGTCGCCCTGATGTTATCGAAGCAGAACATAACCTTAAGAGTGAAAATGCCGATATCGGCGCCGCTCGCGCCAATTTCTTCCCGACGATTTCGCTGACCGCCAGCGCCGGGGTGGGTAGCAGCTCCCTGTCGAATTTGTTTAGCCACGGCAGCAATATCTGGTCCTTCGCGCCAAGTATTACTCTGCCATTATTTACCGGCGGCAGTAATCTGGCCCAGTTGCACTACGCGCAGGCAGAGAAAAAAGGCCTGATTGCAGCCTATGAGAAAGCGATTCAAAGCGCCTTCGAGGACGTGGCCAACGCGTTGGCGCGCCGAAATACGCTGGATGAACAAATGGATGCACAGGTGCAGGCTGTCGCCGCAGCTCAGCGTAGTTTCAATCTCGCTAATCGCAGCTATCAGGTGGGAACCGGTGATTACCTGACTGTACTCACGGATCAACGCACGCTGTGGTCTACCCAGCTGGATCTGGTTGCCCTGCAACAAATCGATTTTGAAAACCGTATAACACTGTGGGAATCATTGGGCGGCGGGTTGAAATAACTTTTCCGTTTAATTCGGCACAAAAGCCGTCCACAAACAGTCCCTTCCCCACAGGCGGGGGAAGGGATAAAATTCACAATTTCAATGGGTTGATGTAAGGTCTAGTGGCATAAGATCAGGCATAAACCGCAGATTTATCAGTCTATTAGCTCTCAATCCACAAAGTTTGTGGATTGGTGAATTCCCGAATCCCGAAGTGTGACAACTCGCGGCCAAAACCACTTTTCTTCACGCCACCAATCGGTACCCGCGGGTCCGAGAAGCTGGGTGAATTGATGAACATTCCTCCGGTATACACCTGTTTTGCCAGCACTTTTGCAGTTTCGACATCACGGCTCCACAGGCTGCCACCCAGACCAAACTCAGAGTCGTTAGCCATGCGTATTGCTTCAGCGGCGTCTTTGGCCGTAATCAACGAGGCTACCGGACCAAACAATTCTTGAGTAAAGCTGGTCATGCCAGGTTTGACATCACCCAACACCGTTGGCGCGTAGTAATTACCGGCACCGGCAATCGCCTCTCCCCCCCACAGCAGCGTTGCCCCTTCTGCCAAAGTGGCTTTAACCTGACCATCCAGCTCGTCACGCAGGTCGTAACGCGCCATCGGGCCGAGATAGGTCGATTCGTCTTGTGGATCGCCAATTTTCAAGGTCTTGACGGCCGCCAGGAATTTCTCGGTAAACTCGCCGATTACCGACTCTTCAACAATGATACGTTTTGCCGAAATACAAATTTGACCGTTATTCATAAAGCGACCGGCAATGGCGCCCTTGACCGCCGCCTCGATATCCGCGTCGGCCAGTACGATAAACGCATC contains the following coding sequences:
- a CDS encoding PadR family transcriptional regulator, whose amino-acid sequence is MKQARAIIASPQKITNRRGKTFKNDELLILILYLVRINPTHGYEIIKSIENYSMGVYSPSSGVIYPNLTHLEELGYAKTQVAEGARKKFLITATGIDYLDENEQAVERVLVKLKALVLEKHPVKNLEIHYAIENLKISVRSKMRNENITREETDKIAQAIHEATVKINTI
- a CDS encoding efflux RND transporter periplasmic adaptor subunit, whose translation is MQLRILTILTIIGLTGCHDTTTKEKAVPPQVGVVTLKAQPFTYSSDLTGRTTATLTSSVLPQVGGIIQRRLFTEGDDVKAGQALYQIDPSSYKATYDQAAATLQSAKALVIADCQKARRYSILVKEQGISQQDAEDATATCGEDKASVAEKAAALESAKINLGWTRVTAPISGRIGISTVTPGALVTADQTTALTTITALDSMYVDLTRSSVDLLELRKRALAKNSNTLDVTMTLEDGSVYPVKGKLELTEVSVDEATGSVTLRAVFPNPQHILLPGMFVHASVDEGVIENAILAPQQAIVRDPKGNATAMVVDANNKVVVRNVITGSTSGQNYLINSGLQSGDRVIVEGTSKVNAGETVKPVETDLDTAPPAASSADSTSTTQGAS
- a CDS encoding efflux RND transporter permease subunit, whose amino-acid sequence is MFSRFFVRRPVFAWVIALLIMMAGIIAIKSMAVAQYPEVAPPSVRIKATYTGASAQTIENSVTQVIEQQLTGLDNLLYFTSTSSSAGTVQITVSFKLGTNPDTAQVQVQDKLQQAESRLPTEVQQAGLTVTKSQSDFLMIATLYDKTNKASSRDIADWLVSNMQDPLARVSGVGSLNVFGNQYAMRIWLNPTKLAAYNLMPSDVETAITAQNIQLSAGSIGSSPTSSTQQITATVQAESRLQTPEEFRNIIVKSEADGSVVRIGDVARVEMGSQDYLTTSRLNGHPAAGLAVQLAAGSNALDTANAVKATIEKYRSSMPAGYEVAYPKDTTEFIKLSIQDVVETLLIAIVLVIAVMYLFLQNVRATLIPALAVPVVLLGTFGVLSALGYTINTLTLFAMVLAIGLLVDDAIVVVENVERIMTEEGLKPRAATEKSMGEISGALVAIAVVLSAVFLPMAFFGGSTGVIYRQFSVTLISAMALSVVVALTLTPALCGTILRHSKPHTKGFFGGFNRIYSRTEHRYKHGVLKGLRRPALMMIGYALLAAGMGFLMMHLPTSFLPNEDQGQVMVQFTLPAGATVNRTDQVNTEVTNYFLKQEKANTDVVFSITGFNFNGNGGNVGMAFVALKNWDKRPGAANTAQAIVERANKALSKITDAKVIAMTPPAVSGMGQSNGFTFELMSVGGTTHDQLLKLRNQLIVEANKSPELQSVRAADLPEMPQLKVDIDNNKAVALGLDLSDVTSTLSDAWGGKYVDDFIDRGRVKEVYIQGDSQFRSQPSDLNQWFVRGTNSSGDSVMTPFSAFATTHWIYGPQSLARYNGVTSFEIDGENTDGYSSGAAMDKMAELAAKLPPGSTFGWSGLSLQEQLASGQTGTLYAISILVVFLCLAALYESWSVPFSVIMVIPLGVLGASIAASLRGLNNDIYFQVALLTTIGLSSKNAILIVEFAEAAVKNGMTLSAAAISAAKTRLRPILMTSIAFIAGVMPLALATGAGANSRIAIGTGIIGGTVTATLLAIFFVPLFFVLVKHFFTRRNVNEE
- a CDS encoding efflux transporter outer membrane subunit, encoding MLQHKNLCRLSIIALSMMLAGCISLDPHYQRPTAPVPKTWPDQGKNAAADAVLTDWQHVLADKRLNKVVERALVSNRDLQESIADIEAARALYGEERSSLFPTVDADLNQSRSRSSSGEVSGSSEAEGSVSSFEIDLFGRNRSLARAARETWLASEATAQNTRITLVSETTTAWITLAADKSNLLLGQQTMASAADTLRINQLQLKEGTAAAGDVSSAMTTYQQARASVASYQTLVAQDTNALNLLVGETVPQSLLPGTIESLSPQAIAIVPAGVSSDVLLRRPDVIEAEHNLKSENADIGAARANFFPTISLTASAGVGSSSLSNLFSHGSNIWSFAPSITLPLFTGGSNLAQLHYAQAEKKGLIAAYEKAIQSAFEDVANALARRNTLDEQMDAQVQAVAAAQRSFNLANRSYQVGTGDYLTVLTDQRTLWSTQLDLVALQQIDFENRITLWESLGGGLK